The Falco peregrinus isolate bFalPer1 chromosome 1, bFalPer1.pri, whole genome shotgun sequence genome has a window encoding:
- the DNAJA4 gene encoding dnaJ homolog subfamily A member 4 isoform X3, with amino-acid sequence MQVIVQQIGPGMVQQIQTVCPECKGQGERINPKDRCDNCNGCKVVREKKIIEVHVDKGMKDGQKIVFHGEGDQEPDLEPGDVIIVLDQKDHSVFQRRGHDLITKMRIQLSEALCGFRKTIETLDNRVLVITSRPGEVIKHGDLKCIYNEGMPVYKSPMDKGSLIIQFLVQFPEHYWLPREKLCLLEALLPPREDVMITDEMDQVDLEDFDPSEQTYRNSGGEAYEEDEEGPRTGVQCQTS; translated from the exons ATGCAAGTTATAGTTCAGCAAATTGGACCTGGTATGGTACAGCAAATCCAAACTGTGTGTCCAGAATGCAAAGGCCAAGGTGAAAGAATAAATCCGAAGGACAGGTGTGACAACTGCAATGGCTGTAAGGTtgtaagagagaaaaagatcaTAGAAGTTCATGTTGATAAGG GTATGAAAGACGGTCAGAAGATAGTATTTCATGGAGAAGGTGACCAGGAGCCTGATCTGGAGCCTGGTGATGTTATAATTGTGCTTGATCAAAAGGATCACAGTGTCTTTCAGAGACGAGGGCATGACTTAATCACAAAAATGAGAATTCAACTCTCAGAGGCTTTATGTGGTTTCAGAAAGACCATTGAAACTCTGGATAACAGAGTTCTTGTTATAACATCTAGGCCAG GTGAAGTGATAAAACATGGTGACCTAAAGTGTATCTACAACGAAGGAATGCCTGTCTACAAATCTCCAATGGACAAAGGCAGCTTAATTATACAATTTTTG GTCCAGTTCCCAGAGCACTACTGGCTCCCAAGGGAGAAACTGTGTCTGCTGGaggctctgctccctccacGAGAAGATGTCATGATCACAGATGAGATGGATCAGGTAGACCTTGAAGACTTCGATCCAAGTGAGCAAACCTACCGCAACAGTGGGGGAGAAGCATATGAAGAAGATGAGGAGGGTCCAAGAACAGGAGTACAATGTCAGACATCTTAA
- the DNAJA4 gene encoding dnaJ homolog subfamily A member 4 isoform X2 — protein MLFKLISQAYEVLSDPKKRDLYDQGGEQAIKEGGLSGGSFSSPMDIFDMFFGGGGRMNRERRGKNVVHQLGVSLEDLYNGITRKLALQKNVICGKCEGYGGKRGAIEKCPVCKGRGMQVIVQQIGPGMVQQIQTVCPECKGQGERINPKDRCDNCNGCKVVREKKIIEVHVDKGMKDGQKIVFHGEGDQEPDLEPGDVIIVLDQKDHSVFQRRGHDLITKMRIQLSEALCGFRKTIETLDNRVLVITSRPGEVIKHGDLKCIYNEGMPVYKSPMDKGSLIIQFLVQFPEHYWLPREKLCLLEALLPPREDVMITDEMDQVDLEDFDPSEQTYRNSGGEAYEEDEEGPRTGVQCQTS, from the exons ATGCTT tttaaaCTCATATCCCAGGCATATGAAGTTCTGTCGGACCCAAAGAAAAGGGACCTCTATGACCAGGGTGGGGAGCAGGCTATTAAAGAAGGAGGCCTGAGTGGCGGCAGCTTTTCTTCACCCATGGACATCTTTGACATGTTCTTTGGTGGTGGAGGCCGAATGAATAGAGAGAGAAGAG gcaaaaacgTTGTACACCAGTTAGGTGTATCACTTGAAGATTTATATAATGGTATTACAAGGAAACTGGCACTGCAAAAGAATGTTATTTGTGGCAAGTGTGAAG gttATGGCGGAAAGAGAGGGGCAATAGAAAAGTGCCCTGTGTGTAAAGGAAGAGGAATGCAAGTTATAGTTCAGCAAATTGGACCTGGTATGGTACAGCAAATCCAAACTGTGTGTCCAGAATGCAAAGGCCAAGGTGAAAGAATAAATCCGAAGGACAGGTGTGACAACTGCAATGGCTGTAAGGTtgtaagagagaaaaagatcaTAGAAGTTCATGTTGATAAGG GTATGAAAGACGGTCAGAAGATAGTATTTCATGGAGAAGGTGACCAGGAGCCTGATCTGGAGCCTGGTGATGTTATAATTGTGCTTGATCAAAAGGATCACAGTGTCTTTCAGAGACGAGGGCATGACTTAATCACAAAAATGAGAATTCAACTCTCAGAGGCTTTATGTGGTTTCAGAAAGACCATTGAAACTCTGGATAACAGAGTTCTTGTTATAACATCTAGGCCAG GTGAAGTGATAAAACATGGTGACCTAAAGTGTATCTACAACGAAGGAATGCCTGTCTACAAATCTCCAATGGACAAAGGCAGCTTAATTATACAATTTTTG GTCCAGTTCCCAGAGCACTACTGGCTCCCAAGGGAGAAACTGTGTCTGCTGGaggctctgctccctccacGAGAAGATGTCATGATCACAGATGAGATGGATCAGGTAGACCTTGAAGACTTCGATCCAAGTGAGCAAACCTACCGCAACAGTGGGGGAGAAGCATATGAAGAAGATGAGGAGGGTCCAAGAACAGGAGTACAATGTCAGACATCTTAA
- the SKIC8 gene encoding SKI8 subunit of superkiller complex protein: MTTQYGILFKQEQAHDDAIWSVAWGKNKKDGSETVISGSLDDLVKVWKWNDEKLDLQWTLEGHQLGVVSVDISHTGSIAASSSLDAHIRLWDLETGKQIKSIDAGPVDAWSLAFSPDSQYLATGSHVGKVNIFGVETGKKEYSLDTRGKFILSIAYSPDGKYLASGAIDGIINIFDIATGKLLHTLEGHAMPIRSLTFSPDSQLLVTASDDGYIKIYDVQHANLAGTLSGHGSWVLNVAFCPDDTHFVSSSSDKSVKVWDAGTRTCVHTFFDHQDQVWGVKYNGSGSKIVSVGDDQEIHIYDCPI; encoded by the exons ATGACCACACAG tacGGTATTCTCTTCAAGCAAGAGCAAG CTCACGATGATGCCATTTGGTCAGttgcctggggaaaaaataaaaaagatggcTCTGAAACAGTGATCTCTGGTTCTTTGGATGATCTAGTGAAGGTCTGGAAGTG GAATGATGAAAAATTGGATCTACAGTGGACTTTGGAGGGTCACCAGCTGGGCGTGGTATCTGTGGATATCAGCCACACAGGCTCCATTGCAGCATCCAGCTCCCTAGATGCCCATATTCGCCTTTGGGATTTAGAAACTGGCAAACAAATCAAGTCAATAGATGCTGGTCCTG ttgATGCTTGGTCCCTGGCTTTTTCACCCGATTCCCAGTACCTTGCAACAGGAAGTCATGTgggaaaagtaaatatttttggtgTTGAAACTGGAAAGAAGGAATATTCACTGGACACCAGAGGGAAGTTCATCCTTAGCATTGCATAT AGTCCAGATGGAAAATACTTAGCCAGTGGAGCAATAGATGGCATTATCAATATTTTTGATATTGCCACTGGAAAACTTCTGCATACGCTAGAAG GTCACGCGATGCCTATTCGTTCACTGACATTTTCTCCAGATTCACAGTTACTTGTAACTGCTTCAGATGATGGCTACATCAAAATCTACGATGT GCAACATGCGAACTTGGCAGGCACATTAAGTGGTCACGGATCCTGGGTATTAAACGTAGCCTTTTGTCCTGATGATACCCATTTTGTTTCCAG TTCATCTGATAAAAGCGTAAAAGTTTGGGATGCTGGAACAAGAACCTGCGTTCATACTTTCTTCGACCACCAGGATCAG GTTTGGGGAGTGAAATACAATGGAAGTGGGTCCAAAATTGTATCTGTTGGAGATGACCAAGAAATCCATATTTATGACTGTCCAATTTAA
- the DNAJA4 gene encoding dnaJ homolog subfamily A member 4 isoform X1: MVKETEYYDILQVKPNASSEEIKRAYRKLALKYHPDKNPSEGERFKLISQAYEVLSDPKKRDLYDQGGEQAIKEGGLSGGSFSSPMDIFDMFFGGGGRMNRERRGKNVVHQLGVSLEDLYNGITRKLALQKNVICGKCEGYGGKRGAIEKCPVCKGRGMQVIVQQIGPGMVQQIQTVCPECKGQGERINPKDRCDNCNGCKVVREKKIIEVHVDKGMKDGQKIVFHGEGDQEPDLEPGDVIIVLDQKDHSVFQRRGHDLITKMRIQLSEALCGFRKTIETLDNRVLVITSRPGEVIKHGDLKCIYNEGMPVYKSPMDKGSLIIQFLVQFPEHYWLPREKLCLLEALLPPREDVMITDEMDQVDLEDFDPSEQTYRNSGGEAYEEDEEGPRTGVQCQTS; the protein is encoded by the exons ATGGTGAAGGAGACGGAGTACTACGATATCCTGCAGGTGAAGCCCAATGCTTCCTCCGAGGAGATCAAGCGCGCCTACCGCAAGCTGGCGCTGAAGTACCACCCCGACAAGAACCCCAGCGAGGGCGAGCGG tttaaaCTCATATCCCAGGCATATGAAGTTCTGTCGGACCCAAAGAAAAGGGACCTCTATGACCAGGGTGGGGAGCAGGCTATTAAAGAAGGAGGCCTGAGTGGCGGCAGCTTTTCTTCACCCATGGACATCTTTGACATGTTCTTTGGTGGTGGAGGCCGAATGAATAGAGAGAGAAGAG gcaaaaacgTTGTACACCAGTTAGGTGTATCACTTGAAGATTTATATAATGGTATTACAAGGAAACTGGCACTGCAAAAGAATGTTATTTGTGGCAAGTGTGAAG gttATGGCGGAAAGAGAGGGGCAATAGAAAAGTGCCCTGTGTGTAAAGGAAGAGGAATGCAAGTTATAGTTCAGCAAATTGGACCTGGTATGGTACAGCAAATCCAAACTGTGTGTCCAGAATGCAAAGGCCAAGGTGAAAGAATAAATCCGAAGGACAGGTGTGACAACTGCAATGGCTGTAAGGTtgtaagagagaaaaagatcaTAGAAGTTCATGTTGATAAGG GTATGAAAGACGGTCAGAAGATAGTATTTCATGGAGAAGGTGACCAGGAGCCTGATCTGGAGCCTGGTGATGTTATAATTGTGCTTGATCAAAAGGATCACAGTGTCTTTCAGAGACGAGGGCATGACTTAATCACAAAAATGAGAATTCAACTCTCAGAGGCTTTATGTGGTTTCAGAAAGACCATTGAAACTCTGGATAACAGAGTTCTTGTTATAACATCTAGGCCAG GTGAAGTGATAAAACATGGTGACCTAAAGTGTATCTACAACGAAGGAATGCCTGTCTACAAATCTCCAATGGACAAAGGCAGCTTAATTATACAATTTTTG GTCCAGTTCCCAGAGCACTACTGGCTCCCAAGGGAGAAACTGTGTCTGCTGGaggctctgctccctccacGAGAAGATGTCATGATCACAGATGAGATGGATCAGGTAGACCTTGAAGACTTCGATCCAAGTGAGCAAACCTACCGCAACAGTGGGGGAGAAGCATATGAAGAAGATGAGGAGGGTCCAAGAACAGGAGTACAATGTCAGACATCTTAA